A DNA window from Desulfobacterales bacterium contains the following coding sequences:
- the mutM gene encoding bifunctional DNA-formamidopyrimidine glycosylase/DNA-(apurinic or apyrimidinic site) lyase: MPELPEVQTIVNDLNAAGLRGRTIDSARVFWARTIAEPSARAFCSRIKGRTIAAIKRRGKFIVFGFQNGGHLLMHLRMSGRLHLVTPDQPRKKHEHVLLDLSGGQQLRFHDTRKFGRLYLTADAAQILNRLGPEPLSRGFTQTQLAAGLKPRKRLLKPLLLDQSFIAGLGNIYVDEALWESKVHPCRRAASLSATEIRALYRAIPRVLKRGLKNLGTSLGTGETNFYSVARHQGRNRDQLNVFRRTGQPCPRCRTEIERIIVGQRSTHICPLCQRI, translated from the coding sequence ATGCCCGAGCTCCCCGAAGTGCAGACCATTGTCAATGACCTCAACGCTGCCGGCCTGCGAGGCCGAACCATCGATTCGGCCCGGGTTTTTTGGGCCCGCACGATTGCCGAGCCATCAGCCAGGGCATTTTGCAGCCGCATCAAAGGCCGGACGATCGCAGCCATCAAACGCCGCGGTAAATTCATTGTGTTTGGTTTTCAAAACGGCGGCCACTTGTTGATGCATTTGCGCATGTCGGGCCGGCTGCATCTGGTGACCCCGGATCAACCCCGCAAAAAGCACGAGCATGTGCTGCTCGATCTTAGCGGTGGGCAACAGCTGCGCTTCCATGATACCCGCAAATTTGGCCGCCTGTATCTGACCGCTGACGCTGCTCAAATTTTGAATCGTCTGGGGCCCGAGCCGCTTTCAAGGGGTTTTACACAAACACAATTGGCCGCGGGTCTCAAGCCGCGCAAGCGTCTGTTAAAACCTTTGTTGCTCGATCAGTCCTTTATCGCCGGACTCGGCAATATCTATGTGGATGAAGCCCTCTGGGAATCAAAGGTTCACCCCTGCCGGAGGGCAGCCTCTTTGTCTGCGACCGAAATTCGAGCACTGTACCGTGCCATACCACGGGTGCTCAAACGGGGCCTTAAAAATCTGGGAACTTCGCTGGGGACCGGTGAAACCAATTTTTATTCGGTGGCCAGGCATCAGGGCCGCAATCGCGACCAACTGAACGTATTTCGGCGCACCGGACAGCCATGCCCGCGCTGCCGAACTGAAATTGAGCGCATTATCGTCGGCCAGCGCAGCACGCATATCTGCCCCTTATGCCAGAGGATTTAA
- a CDS encoding DUF3786 domain-containing protein, whose amino-acid sequence MPTGACGINCDICKLNLLGTCSSCGPGTSPQAEQKLAAQHRLLGGTCAILACAQLNRVDYCLRDCAQFPCDNFSKGPYPFSQAYLQMQDRRRQQIPPAFAPDQSPVEVPSHFWDALQSKDLNALCNWTLFRPASDRQLVFQFLNEEVLVDVAERCLKRDSGGSWINSPDPLLELVTVIYLNNVKQLIPLGSDIVGVKDLKEAHFFQGPHVLQTDPLLQRYGQDISGFTAAARFLDGRPVDMADAAYELFPFPRVPLYFLFWQGDAEFDPRISVLFDRSIEAVFAADAIWGIVNRVATALLQGPVAAKPSPADE is encoded by the coding sequence ATGCCCACCGGCGCCTGTGGTATTAACTGTGATATCTGCAAATTAAATCTGCTGGGGACCTGCTCCAGCTGCGGCCCGGGCACCAGCCCGCAGGCCGAACAAAAGCTGGCCGCTCAACATCGTTTACTGGGCGGCACCTGCGCCATTCTGGCATGTGCGCAATTAAACCGCGTGGACTATTGCCTGCGGGATTGCGCTCAATTTCCCTGTGATAATTTCTCCAAAGGTCCCTACCCATTCAGCCAGGCGTATCTTCAGATGCAGGATCGCCGCCGTCAGCAAATCCCGCCGGCCTTCGCTCCGGATCAATCGCCGGTGGAAGTCCCGTCGCATTTCTGGGATGCGCTGCAATCCAAAGATCTCAACGCCCTTTGCAACTGGACCCTTTTCAGGCCGGCATCAGACCGCCAATTGGTCTTTCAATTCTTGAACGAAGAGGTGCTGGTGGATGTGGCCGAGCGCTGCCTGAAACGCGATAGCGGTGGGAGCTGGATAAATTCGCCAGACCCGTTGCTGGAGCTGGTCACTGTCATTTACCTGAATAACGTCAAACAGCTTATCCCCCTCGGCAGCGACATTGTGGGTGTCAAAGACCTCAAAGAGGCCCATTTTTTCCAGGGGCCCCATGTGCTGCAAACCGACCCCCTGCTGCAGCGCTACGGTCAGGACATCAGCGGTTTTACAGCAGCTGCCCGGTTTCTGGACGGACGTCCGGTGGACATGGCTGATGCGGCTTATGAGCTGTTTCCGTTTCCGCGCGTGCCGCTGTATTTTTTATTCTGGCAAGGCGATGCCGAATTTGATCCCCGCATATCGGTGCTATTTGACCGCTCCATTGAAGCGGTTTTCGCCGCCGATGCCATCTGGGGCATAGTGAACCGAGTTGCCACCGCTCTGTTGCAGGGGCCCGTTGCTGCAAAACCATCACCGGCAGACGAATAA